Proteins co-encoded in one Bacteroidetes bacterium SB0662_bin_6 genomic window:
- the nuoK gene encoding NADH-quinone oxidoreductase subunit NuoK produces MELTLAWYLSLSAVLFTIGALGVLLRRNAIVVFMSIELMLNAVNITLVAFSRSMGDVAGQVLVFFVMAVAAAEAAVGLAIVIALFRKKETVDLSRFNLFRF; encoded by the coding sequence ATGGAATTGACGCTTGCCTGGTATTTGTCGCTAAGCGCCGTCCTGTTTACGATCGGCGCGCTCGGCGTACTGCTGCGCCGCAATGCGATCGTTGTATTCATGTCGATCGAATTGATGCTCAATGCCGTCAATATCACGCTGGTGGCGTTCAGCCGGTCCATGGGCGATGTGGCGGGGCAAGTACTGGTTTTTTTCGTGATGGCGGTAGCGGCGGCGGAAGCTGCCGTGGGGCTTGCCATCGTCATTGCGTTGTTCCGGAAGAAAGAGACGGTCGATCTCAGCCGGTTCAACCTGTTCAGGTTTTAG
- a CDS encoding NADH-quinone oxidoreductase subunit J has translation MFSQLFFFFFAAVAIASGIGLIVSRSPVSGALWLVLNLFCVAALYITMNARFLGVIQILVYAGAIMVLFLFVIMLLNLAALPKLQSLNRKLVVAFVLGMAILAQLMYVLAASLDLLPEPTMPDAASGSASALGQELLTRYALPLEIIGILLLVATIGAVLLARRKFE, from the coding sequence ATGTTTTCGCAGCTTTTCTTTTTCTTTTTCGCCGCGGTGGCGATCGCTTCAGGGATCGGGCTCATCGTTTCCAGAAGTCCCGTTTCCGGGGCGCTTTGGCTCGTACTCAACCTGTTTTGCGTGGCGGCTCTGTACATCACGATGAACGCCCGATTTCTCGGCGTGATACAGATTCTCGTGTACGCCGGGGCCATCATGGTGCTCTTTCTTTTCGTCATCATGCTGCTGAATCTCGCGGCGCTCCCGAAGCTGCAGAGCCTGAACCGGAAACTTGTCGTTGCCTTTGTATTGGGTATGGCCATACTCGCCCAGCTGATGTACGTATTGGCTGCCAGCCTGGACCTTTTGCCCGAACCGACGATGCCGGACGCTGCTTCCGGGTCTGCTTCGGCGCTCGGTCAGGAATTGCTGACGAGATATGCATTGCCCCTTGAAATCATCGGCATTCTGCTGTTGGTGGCCACGATCGGGGCCGTGCTTCTTGCCCGGAGAAAGTTCGAGTAA
- a CDS encoding sodium:proton antiporter, with translation MSFVSYPERIVFFRCLPLAAAGLLAACLLLPGPAWSAPPVLPQESGVEQVTDDHAEVPGDHAGAAHDEQEAAHDEQETAHDGQEAGDHAPADAHAGAAEHAGGEDDHHGPLPPVWLVLPFITLLLMIATGPLFYAHHWHRHYPKYAVALGAIVVIYYLFVLGSSVPMVHALAEYLSFIALVASLFIAASGIFLSLNARGTPWTNSILLFVGSVVANLIATTGAAMLFIRPYMRLNKGRLKPYHIVFFIFLVANVGGGLTPIGDPPLFLGFLRGVPFFWTFTHVWYIWLPTMLLLLGIFYVIDARNKQEAPAIDASRGLMGIVGSKNFIWVLVVILSVFIDPQVFGWVPRLHIGSVHLPFGIRELIMFSVCVLAFVFADKTALKKNEFTFEPIREVGWLFLGIFATMQPALQLISEFAHQNSDSLSVGMFYWATGVLSGILDNAPTYLNFLAAAMGKFGLDVSVAAQVREFAAGVDSWIFLQAISVAAVFFGAMTYIGNAPNFMVKAIAESSGVDVPSFVGYLVKYSLPILIPVYFVIWVIFYSGWVIQL, from the coding sequence ATGTCTTTCGTTTCCTACCCTGAACGCATTGTGTTTTTCCGTTGTCTGCCGCTTGCGGCAGCGGGTTTACTGGCGGCGTGCCTGCTGCTACCGGGCCCGGCATGGTCGGCGCCGCCCGTCCTGCCGCAGGAATCCGGCGTAGAACAGGTCACGGACGATCACGCCGAGGTCCCTGGTGACCACGCCGGGGCTGCCCACGACGAGCAGGAAGCCGCCCACGACGAGCAAGAGACTGCGCACGATGGGCAGGAAGCCGGGGACCATGCTCCCGCCGACGCCCATGCCGGCGCGGCGGAGCACGCCGGCGGGGAAGACGATCACCATGGCCCGTTGCCCCCCGTATGGCTTGTCCTGCCGTTTATCACGCTGTTGCTCATGATTGCGACGGGGCCGCTTTTCTATGCGCACCACTGGCACCGCCATTACCCGAAGTATGCGGTGGCGCTCGGCGCCATCGTGGTGATCTATTATCTGTTCGTGCTGGGCTCGTCGGTTCCCATGGTGCATGCACTGGCCGAGTATCTTTCCTTCATTGCCCTGGTCGCTTCCCTGTTTATCGCCGCTTCAGGCATTTTCCTCAGTCTGAATGCGCGCGGTACCCCATGGACTAATTCCATACTGCTGTTCGTGGGCTCTGTTGTGGCCAACCTGATTGCCACGACCGGAGCGGCGATGCTCTTCATCCGGCCCTACATGCGTCTCAACAAGGGCCGCCTGAAACCCTACCATATCGTCTTTTTCATTTTTCTTGTCGCCAATGTCGGCGGCGGCCTTACTCCTATAGGCGATCCGCCGCTCTTTCTGGGTTTTCTGCGCGGCGTGCCTTTTTTCTGGACGTTCACCCACGTCTGGTATATCTGGCTGCCGACCATGCTTCTTCTGTTGGGTATTTTTTACGTCATCGATGCGCGCAACAAGCAGGAAGCGCCGGCTATCGACGCCTCCCGCGGCCTGATGGGTATCGTAGGCAGTAAGAACTTCATATGGGTCCTGGTGGTCATTCTTTCCGTGTTCATCGATCCGCAGGTTTTCGGATGGGTGCCCCGATTGCATATAGGCAGTGTCCATTTGCCGTTCGGCATCCGCGAGCTCATTATGTTTTCGGTATGCGTGCTCGCTTTCGTGTTCGCCGACAAGACCGCCCTGAAAAAGAACGAGTTTACGTTCGAGCCTATCCGGGAAGTAGGCTGGCTGTTTCTCGGCATTTTTGCGACGATGCAGCCGGCCCTTCAACTCATCAGCGAGTTTGCGCACCAGAACTCCGATTCGCTTTCCGTGGGCATGTTTTACTGGGCTACGGGAGTCCTTTCGGGTATTCTGGACAATGCGCCGACGTACCTGAACTTCCTCGCGGCGGCCATGGGTAAATTCGGGCTGGATGTGAGCGTGGCGGCGCAGGTCAGGGAATTTGCGGCGGGGGTCGACTCGTGGATCTTCCTGCAGGCCATTTCCGTGGCGGCTGTGTTCTTCGGTGCGATGACCTATATCGGCAACGCCCCGAACTTCATGGTGAAGGCCATCGCAGAGTCGAGCGGCGTCGATGTGCCCAGTTTCGTCGGCTATCTCGTGAAATATTCGCTGCCGATCCTGATCCCCGTGTATTTCGTGATCTGGGTCATTTTCTACAGCGGGTGGGTCATCCAACTGTAA
- a CDS encoding 4a-hydroxytetrahydrobiopterin dehydratase, translated as MSREPLSREEIARALQELDGWTFENDRLVKQVAFGDFREAMGFIVRVAFEAEALDHHPDLHNVYNRVTLALNTHDAGGKVTAFDVALAKKIDRL; from the coding sequence ATGTCCCGAGAACCGCTTTCCAGAGAAGAAATCGCCCGGGCTTTGCAAGAGCTCGACGGGTGGACATTCGAGAACGACCGGCTCGTCAAGCAGGTCGCGTTCGGCGATTTCCGGGAGGCGATGGGGTTCATCGTCCGGGTGGCGTTTGAAGCCGAGGCGCTCGATCATCATCCGGATCTGCACAATGTGTACAACCGGGTGACGCTTGCACTCAATACGCACGATGCAGGCGGTAAGGTGACTGCCTTTGACGTTGCGTTGGCGAAGAAGATAGACCGTTTGTGA
- a CDS encoding NADH-quinone oxidoreductase subunit N has product MVRTLPLMLVTGVGVILVVWDAFRKSILELAWISGAVLAIGIVLELWRLNAEAGTAFYGMVRTGGYASFVNIVILSGGLLTVALSPAYWKRTGQEYGEVYALILLATAGMIVLGTANNMVAVFVGLETMSVSLYIMAGLLRGDEGSAEGALKYFLLGAFATGFFLYGIALLYGSTGTMYIPEMAAGLEASGQVMLFRAGAALLLIGFFFKVGAVPFHMWTPDVYQGAPTTMVGYMSTTSKAAAFGALILILRDIMPADGWAPLLASVALATMVLGNLLAVLQGNVKRMLAYSSIAHGGYILVGLTAGGAAAWSGALYYLLVYTLMNIGAFGVMAFLEWDGKGGREQTLDSLAGVGLRKPLLGVTMGCFMFSLAGFPPFGGFLGKYAVFAPAVDAGYTWLVVVGVLASVVSAFYYLRVLYVFFMRSPQDIPETAPAMDAAFPTPLALRVVLVACAAALLVLGIAPGLLNMTLGFF; this is encoded by the coding sequence ATGGTCAGGACCTTGCCCCTGATGCTTGTGACGGGGGTGGGGGTTATTCTTGTCGTCTGGGATGCTTTCCGAAAAAGCATCCTCGAGCTGGCCTGGATTTCCGGCGCCGTCCTCGCAATCGGGATTGTCCTGGAGCTATGGCGACTCAATGCGGAAGCAGGGACGGCTTTCTACGGGATGGTGCGCACGGGCGGATACGCGTCTTTCGTGAATATCGTGATCCTGTCCGGGGGCTTGCTTACCGTGGCGCTGTCTCCGGCATACTGGAAGAGGACGGGCCAGGAGTATGGGGAAGTCTATGCGCTGATTCTGCTCGCTACCGCCGGGATGATCGTGCTCGGGACGGCGAACAACATGGTGGCCGTTTTTGTCGGGCTGGAAACGATGTCCGTATCGCTGTATATCATGGCGGGGTTGCTTCGGGGGGATGAGGGAAGCGCGGAGGGCGCCCTCAAATATTTCCTGCTGGGAGCCTTTGCCACAGGATTTTTTCTATACGGGATCGCCCTGCTGTACGGTTCAACCGGCACGATGTATATCCCGGAGATGGCTGCGGGCCTTGAAGCGAGCGGCCAGGTCATGTTGTTTCGCGCCGGCGCGGCGTTGCTTCTGATCGGATTCTTCTTCAAGGTGGGCGCCGTGCCGTTTCATATGTGGACCCCCGATGTGTATCAGGGTGCGCCGACCACGATGGTCGGCTATATGTCCACGACCTCGAAGGCGGCGGCATTCGGGGCCCTGATTCTGATTTTGCGTGACATTATGCCCGCAGATGGCTGGGCGCCCCTGCTTGCGTCCGTTGCGCTTGCCACGATGGTGTTGGGCAATCTGCTTGCCGTCCTGCAAGGAAACGTAAAACGTATGCTGGCCTATTCGTCCATTGCGCACGGAGGCTATATTCTGGTCGGGTTGACCGCAGGAGGGGCTGCCGCCTGGTCGGGCGCACTCTACTACCTGCTCGTGTACACCCTGATGAATATCGGCGCTTTCGGCGTGATGGCGTTTCTGGAATGGGACGGTAAGGGCGGACGGGAGCAAACCCTCGATTCGCTGGCGGGAGTGGGTCTCCGCAAGCCCCTCCTTGGCGTTACGATGGGATGCTTCATGTTCAGTCTCGCAGGATTTCCGCCGTTCGGCGGCTTTCTGGGCAAGTACGCAGTGTTTGCGCCTGCCGTGGATGCCGGCTATACCTGGCTGGTTGTGGTTGGGGTACTGGCCAGTGTCGTATCGGCTTTTTATTATCTGCGCGTACTGTATGTCTTTTTTATGCGCTCTCCGCAGGATATCCCGGAGACTGCGCCTGCAATGGACGCTGCATTCCCGACGCCTTTGGCTTTGCGGGTCGTGCTGGTTGCGTGTGCGGCGGCGTTGCTTGTCCTGGGCATTGCCCCAGGGCTTCTGAACATGACCCTCGGGTTCTTTTAG
- a CDS encoding NADH-quinone oxidoreductase subunit M, whose protein sequence is MSIPYITSLVIFAPLAGALLTLMARSDHAVRWIALGTTGIAFLLSIVLFAAFDASAELAGTTQLVDTFTWFPESADIKYFVGIDGLSLLLVMLTTLLGPIVVLSSWNYIGRQRKGYYTLLLILQTGVTGVFCAFDVFLFYIFFELTLIPMYFIIGIWGGPRRIYAAVKFVLFTLTGSLLMLVGILYLGYAAGDAVNGGVFTTDWYKLLAFDTPVGLQTWLFPIFALAFAVKVPIFPLHTWLPDAHVEAPTGGSVILAGVLLKMGTYGLVRFCLPFFPNAAYDYALPFAILAVIGIIYGALVSRVQSDAKSLVAYSSISHLGFVVLGIFAFTMEAMQGAVIQMVNHGLSTGALFLLLGMLYERRHTREMDDFGGIARTVPILTFFMIFSVLASAGLPGLNGFVGEFMILLGAFRSDLIGHPVLIAAATTGVILAAVYLLWMVYKTFFGELDNEANRTMHDMTGREIALMVPLVVLMFVLGFAPNRFLQKSEPATQFLLDSIREKRMAAENVRGTQDATRFFGYSSPTPDSETATGSHSDGTPETAFSDVSN, encoded by the coding sequence ATGTCGATTCCGTATATCACGTCTCTTGTTATTTTCGCACCCCTTGCGGGTGCACTGCTGACCCTTATGGCGCGCAGCGATCACGCTGTACGGTGGATCGCACTGGGGACGACAGGGATCGCGTTCCTGCTGTCCATCGTGCTTTTTGCAGCGTTCGACGCTTCCGCGGAACTGGCCGGGACGACCCAGTTGGTCGATACATTCACCTGGTTTCCGGAGAGCGCAGATATAAAATACTTTGTCGGCATTGACGGGCTCAGCCTGCTGCTTGTCATGCTTACGACGCTTCTTGGCCCCATCGTCGTGCTTTCTTCCTGGAATTACATAGGCAGGCAACGCAAGGGATATTACACGCTTCTGCTCATTCTTCAGACCGGAGTTACCGGCGTTTTCTGCGCATTCGACGTATTTCTGTTCTACATCTTTTTCGAACTCACGCTGATCCCGATGTATTTCATCATCGGGATATGGGGCGGGCCCCGGCGCATCTACGCCGCCGTCAAGTTCGTGTTGTTTACCCTGACGGGCTCGCTGCTGATGCTGGTCGGGATTCTCTATCTCGGCTATGCAGCGGGCGATGCGGTGAACGGCGGCGTCTTCACGACGGACTGGTACAAGTTGCTGGCATTCGATACGCCGGTGGGCCTGCAAACCTGGCTGTTCCCGATTTTTGCGCTTGCGTTCGCCGTCAAGGTGCCGATTTTTCCCTTGCATACCTGGCTGCCGGATGCGCATGTGGAGGCCCCGACGGGCGGATCGGTGATCCTTGCCGGCGTACTCCTGAAGATGGGCACCTACGGGCTCGTGCGCTTTTGTCTGCCCTTTTTCCCTAACGCCGCGTACGATTACGCACTTCCTTTCGCTATCCTTGCGGTCATCGGCATTATTTACGGGGCGCTTGTCTCCAGGGTACAGTCCGACGCCAAGAGTCTTGTGGCCTATTCTTCGATCAGCCACCTCGGTTTCGTCGTGCTCGGTATTTTTGCGTTCACGATGGAGGCTATGCAGGGCGCCGTCATTCAGATGGTTAATCATGGATTGTCCACAGGAGCGCTCTTTTTGCTCCTCGGCATGTTGTACGAACGCCGCCACACCCGCGAAATGGACGATTTCGGAGGGATTGCCCGGACTGTTCCCATCCTCACGTTCTTCATGATCTTTTCGGTACTCGCATCCGCGGGATTGCCGGGGCTGAACGGTTTTGTGGGTGAGTTCATGATCCTTCTCGGGGCATTCCGGAGTGACCTGATTGGACATCCCGTGCTGATTGCCGCGGCGACGACCGGTGTCATTCTGGCGGCCGTATATCTTTTGTGGATGGTCTACAAGACGTTTTTCGGGGAGCTCGACAACGAGGCGAACCGCACCATGCATGATATGACGGGCCGTGAAATTGCGCTCATGGTTCCGCTGGTCGTGCTTATGTTTGTGCTGGGCTTCGCTCCGAACCGGTTTTTACAAAAAAGCGAACCGGCCACGCAGTTTCTGCTGGATTCGATTCGCGAAAAACGGATGGCTGCGGAGAATGTCCGCGGCACACAAGACGCCACTCGTTTTTTTGGGTATTCTTCTCCGACGCCCGACTCGGAGACGGCAACGGGTTCGCACTCCGACGGGACGCCCGAAACGGCTTTTTCGGATGTAAGCAACTGA
- a CDS encoding NADH-quinone oxidoreductase subunit L, with protein MQGDLLVGLIILLPLIGAVCIGLSGLFMPDLRPYEGLIGGLATAMVAIPFAITVYLFVGYGGEPLLVDYYTWMSAGDFELSFAYRIDALSLLMTLVVTGVGGVIHLYSIGYMHGDRGYWRFFAYLNLFIFAMLNLVLADNVPVLFLGWEGVGLCSWLLIGFWYENFRNSAAANKAFIMNRIGDFAFLLAIFLLYREVGALDFGSLLQAVDTLPQHVVNWVVLLLFIGATGKSAQIPLFTWLPDAMAGPTPVSALIHAATMVTSGLYLLARFSPVVLEAPTVMAVIAIVGALTAIMAATVATVQNDIKKVLAYSTVSQLGYMFAAAGVGAFFVSIFHVVTHAFFKGCLFLGSGSVIHAMHAVEHDLKEEDLLSETDDDSDEVLVHPFDPQDMRTMGGLSRYLPATGLTYLIATLAIAGLPPLAGFFSKDEILFRVFEYGYDGHAYAWFVWLIGIVTAFLTAFYMMRSYMLTFEGRSRWPASDRIQPSESPWTMTVPLWILAVLSVLGGFIGLPAVIGHGRFNWIHHWLGAPYGGPVAEPPAVEHGAGFIWIEWALLIVGALIAVAGIRFAMRAYGVHGLAFDERIARRLGGLYRIWQGKYFWDAFYDRAVVRPVLRLARQGCAAFDARVVDAGVNGLANLIAAVSRLVRRMQTGRVQHYATIILLGAVFVVAIMLVL; from the coding sequence ATGCAAGGGGACCTGCTGGTAGGTCTTATTATCCTGTTGCCGCTGATAGGAGCGGTATGCATTGGCCTGAGCGGCTTGTTCATGCCTGATTTGCGCCCCTACGAGGGGCTTATCGGGGGACTGGCTACTGCGATGGTGGCCATCCCGTTCGCCATAACCGTCTATCTTTTTGTCGGTTATGGAGGGGAGCCTCTACTCGTCGACTATTACACCTGGATGTCGGCGGGCGATTTCGAGCTTTCGTTCGCCTATCGCATCGATGCCCTTTCCCTGCTCATGACCCTGGTCGTCACGGGCGTCGGGGGCGTCATTCATCTGTATTCGATCGGATACATGCACGGCGACAGGGGATACTGGCGGTTCTTCGCCTATCTGAACCTGTTCATCTTCGCCATGCTGAATCTGGTGCTGGCGGACAATGTGCCGGTACTCTTTCTGGGCTGGGAGGGGGTCGGATTGTGCTCCTGGCTGCTGATCGGATTTTGGTACGAGAATTTCAGGAACAGCGCGGCGGCGAACAAGGCCTTCATCATGAACCGGATAGGCGATTTTGCCTTCCTGCTGGCCATATTTCTGCTCTACCGGGAAGTTGGCGCGCTCGATTTCGGCAGCCTGCTTCAGGCCGTCGATACGCTTCCGCAGCATGTGGTCAACTGGGTCGTCCTGTTGCTCTTCATCGGGGCAACGGGCAAAAGCGCGCAGATACCCCTGTTTACCTGGCTGCCGGACGCCATGGCGGGACCGACCCCTGTGTCCGCACTCATTCATGCGGCCACCATGGTTACCAGCGGGCTGTACCTGCTCGCCCGTTTTTCGCCCGTCGTGCTGGAAGCGCCGACCGTCATGGCGGTTATCGCCATCGTCGGCGCCCTGACGGCCATTATGGCGGCCACCGTGGCGACCGTGCAGAACGATATCAAGAAAGTGCTGGCCTACTCGACGGTCTCGCAGCTTGGATACATGTTTGCGGCAGCGGGTGTCGGGGCCTTTTTCGTGTCGATTTTTCACGTGGTTACGCATGCCTTTTTCAAGGGATGCCTCTTTTTGGGATCCGGAAGCGTGATTCATGCGATGCATGCCGTCGAGCATGACCTGAAGGAAGAAGATTTGCTCTCGGAGACGGATGATGATTCGGATGAGGTGCTCGTCCATCCGTTCGATCCGCAGGATATGCGAACTATGGGAGGGCTTTCCCGGTACTTGCCGGCCACGGGCCTGACGTACCTTATCGCGACACTTGCTATTGCGGGTCTGCCCCCGCTTGCGGGCTTCTTTTCCAAGGACGAAATCCTCTTCCGGGTGTTCGAGTACGGGTACGACGGCCATGCGTATGCCTGGTTTGTCTGGTTGATCGGGATCGTTACGGCATTTCTGACGGCGTTCTACATGATGCGGTCGTATATGCTCACGTTTGAGGGAAGGTCGCGATGGCCTGCATCCGACCGGATACAGCCGAGCGAATCGCCCTGGACCATGACGGTTCCGTTGTGGATCCTCGCCGTGTTGTCCGTACTGGGCGGGTTTATCGGTTTGCCCGCCGTAATCGGGCACGGCCGATTCAACTGGATTCATCACTGGCTGGGTGCGCCATACGGCGGGCCGGTAGCTGAGCCGCCCGCTGTCGAACATGGCGCCGGGTTTATCTGGATTGAATGGGCGCTGCTGATCGTCGGCGCGCTCATTGCCGTAGCGGGCATCCGTTTCGCCATGCGGGCCTATGGAGTGCACGGGTTGGCTTTTGACGAGCGCATCGCCCGGCGCCTGGGCGGCCTGTACCGGATATGGCAAGGCAAGTATTTCTGGGATGCGTTCTACGACCGCGCCGTGGTGCGTCCCGTCTTGCGGTTGGCCAGGCAGGGTTGCGCCGCTTTCGACGCCCGGGTGGTGGATGCCGGGGTAAATGGTCTTGCAAACCTGATTGCTGCGGTGAGTCGTCTCGTGCGCCGCATGCAAACCGGCCGTGTGCAGCACTATGCTACAATAATCCTGCTGGGCGCTGTTTTCGTCGTAGCGATCATGCTTGTTCTGTGA
- a CDS encoding superoxide dismutase produces the protein MAHQLPDLPYAFDALEPTIDERTMRIHHGKHHQGYVNKLNAALDGHAALQDMSVEDLLRGIDSVPEAIRGAVRNNGGGHANHTLFWSIMSGNGGGAPAGDLAAAIDAAFGSLDAFQATFAAGAAGRFGSGWSWLVVNGNGELEAYSTANQDSPLMQGHTPILGIDVWEHAYYLNYQNDRGAYVNAWWNVVNWDQVAGNFDAAR, from the coding sequence ATGGCTCACCAACTTCCCGATCTGCCCTATGCCTTCGACGCGCTGGAACCCACCATCGACGAACGGACGATGCGCATTCATCACGGCAAGCACCATCAGGGATATGTCAACAAACTGAATGCCGCCCTGGACGGCCATGCGGCGTTGCAGGATATGTCGGTGGAAGACCTGCTGCGCGGCATCGACAGCGTGCCCGAAGCCATCCGGGGCGCGGTCCGCAACAACGGCGGCGGACACGCCAATCATACCTTGTTCTGGAGCATTATGTCGGGGAACGGCGGGGGAGCGCCTGCAGGCGATCTCGCAGCGGCCATCGACGCAGCGTTCGGTTCGCTCGATGCGTTCCAGGCAACGTTCGCTGCGGGCGCGGCGGGACGATTCGGGAGCGGATGGTCCTGGCTCGTCGTGAACGGGAACGGGGAGCTGGAAGCATACTCCACGGCCAATCAGGACAGTCCTCTCATGCAGGGACACACGCCGATTCTGGGCATCGATGTCTGGGAACACGCGTACTATCTGAACTACCAGAACGACCGCGGCGCCTATGTGAACGCCTGGTGGAACGTGGTCAACTGGGATCAGGTCGCCGGCAATTTCGACGCCGCGCGCTAA
- the queE gene encoding 7-carboxy-7-deazaguanine synthase, translating into MSYSVKEIQYTIQGEGARTGRPAVFLRFAGCNLWSGREADRATAVCQFCDTDFVGTDGPGGGQFDTASGLARTVAAHWPAGKNARYVVCTGGEPLLQLDEPLIAALHKEGFEVAIETNGTKAPPADIDWICVSPKAGAELILKEGDELKLVYPQEKAPPEDFTGLPFRHFFLQPMDGPDLEKYTKQTIAYCLEHPMWRLSLQTHKLLGIP; encoded by the coding sequence GTGTCGTACAGCGTCAAGGAAATACAGTACACCATCCAGGGAGAGGGCGCCCGCACGGGGCGCCCGGCGGTCTTTCTGCGCTTCGCCGGATGCAATCTCTGGAGTGGGCGGGAAGCGGATCGGGCCACTGCGGTATGCCAGTTCTGCGACACCGACTTCGTGGGCACGGATGGCCCGGGAGGGGGACAGTTCGACACGGCATCCGGACTGGCGCGGACTGTGGCCGCCCATTGGCCTGCAGGGAAAAACGCCCGCTATGTGGTCTGTACGGGCGGCGAACCGCTCCTGCAACTGGACGAACCGCTGATTGCCGCCTTGCACAAAGAGGGATTCGAGGTGGCTATCGAAACGAACGGCACGAAAGCACCCCCCGCGGACATCGACTGGATTTGCGTCAGCCCGAAAGCCGGGGCCGAGCTGATACTGAAGGAAGGCGACGAACTGAAACTGGTGTACCCGCAGGAGAAGGCGCCGCCGGAGGATTTTACCGGTCTTCCGTTTCGGCATTTCTTCCTGCAACCTATGGACGGCCCCGATCTGGAGAAATACACAAAGCAAACCATCGCGTATTGTCTGGAGCACCCGATGTGGCGCCTTTCGCTCCAGACACACAAACTGCTGGGGATTCCGTAG